The following proteins come from a genomic window of Salvia hispanica cultivar TCC Black 2014 chromosome 4, UniMelb_Shisp_WGS_1.0, whole genome shotgun sequence:
- the LOC125222109 gene encoding SWR1-complex protein 4 isoform X2, which yields MDAKDILGLPKNTLSMQEKKSKPPKESQRKPDGISREVYALTGGLAPLMPAIDANHLRRKVQTENEKITWQWLPFSNSARKDNLQLYHWVRVVNNVPPTGDYSFAKYNKSVDVIKYTDEEYEKHLTDNTWTKEETDQLFDLCERFDLRFVVIADRFPSSKTVEELKDRYYSVSRAILTARASSPGEVSGHPLLKEPYNVSQDTERKRALSLLLSHTKQQERKDVEVIAHAKRITEARKAIKASQEPPVPALSESGPVNADKDDMTADTTAPCTNPQFLSANPVSETATAVASLRMLRVYLRTYALDQMVQAVSSSAGLRTIKRVEQTLQDLGVNLKPKVPTKAVCAEHLELRKEILTLLNLQKQLQYKEAEGSSFRDSSYTETPGTPPKQSQRAADLDRTFTPESLQIGGERFVKREQKRKGPGRSSDAPSSPAQSKRPRKQHQ from the exons ATGGACGCGAAGGATATATTAGGATTGCCGAAGAATACATTGTCTATGCAGGAGAAGAAGTCGAAGCCTCCTAAAGAATCTCAGAGGAAACCGGATGGCATTTCGCGCGAG GTTTACGCTCTGACAGGGGGGTTGGCACCTCTGATGCCCGCCATTGATGCTAATCACTTGAGGCGAAAAGTGCAGACCGAAAATGAGAAG ATTACTTGGCAGTGGCTCCCATTTTCAAATTCTGCTCGGAAAGATAATCTGCAGCTTTACCATTGG GTTCGAGTGGTAAATAATGTTCCGCCAACCGGTGATTATTCATTTGCCAAATATAACAAA TCTGTTGATGTGATCAAGTACACTGACGAAGAGTATGAGAAACATTTGACTGATAAT ACATGGACAAAGGAAGAGACAGATCAACTGTTTGACCTATGTGAGCGGTTTGATCTCCGCTTCGTCGTGATAGCAGATAGGTTCCCATCCTCAAAAACTGTGGAGGAACTTAAAGATCGTTATTATAGTG TATCTCGTGCAATCTTGACTGCTAGAGCCTCATCTCCTGGTGAAGTCTCTGGACATCCCCTTCTTAAG GAACCTTACAATGTTTCTCAAGATACTGAGCGCAAGCGTGCATTGAGTTTACTGCTATCTCATACAAAGCAGCAAGAGCGAAAGGATGTTGAG GTTATTGCTCATGCCAAAAGAATAACTGAGGCTCGGAAAGCTATAAAG GCTTCTCAGGAGCCACCGGTGCCTGCCTTGTCAGAGAGTGGACCAGTTAATGCTGACAAAGATGACATGACTGCTGATACCACAGCTCCTTGCACAAACCCTCAGTTTCTGTCAGCAAATCCAGTGTCAGAAACTGCTACAGCTGTGGCTTCTCTCCGCATG CTACGTGTATATTTGCGGACATATGCACTTGATCAAATGGTGCAAGCTGTAAGTTCGTCAGCAGGACTCCGGACCATCAAGAGGGTAGAGCAGACCTTACAAGATCTTGGG GTGAACTTGAAACCAAAAGTCCCCACGAAGGCTGTGTGTGCTGAGCATCTTGAACTAAGAAAGGAGATATTGACTCTATTGAATCTTCAGAAACAG CTGCAATACAAGGAAGCTGAAGGTTCATCATTTCGTGACAGTTCATATACTGAAACTCCTGGTACACCTCCAAAG CAATCACAGCGAGCTGCAGATCTTGATCGAACATTCACACCTGAATCATTGCAGATTGGTG GGGAAAGATTCGTTAAAAGGGAGCAGAAGCGCAAG GGTCCGGGACGATCATCGGATGCTCCATCTTCCCCAGCCCAGTCCAAAAGACCACGAAA ACAACACCAGTAG
- the LOC125222109 gene encoding SWR1-complex protein 4 isoform X1, producing the protein MDAKDILGLPKNTLSMQEKKSKPPKESQRKPDGISREVYALTGGLAPLMPAIDANHLRRKVQTENEKITWQWLPFSNSARKDNLQLYHWVRVVNNVPPTGDYSFAKYNKSVDVIKYTDEEYEKHLTDNTWTKEETDQLFDLCERFDLRFVVIADRFPSSKTVEELKDRYYSVSRAILTARASSPGEVSGHPLLKEPYNVSQDTERKRALSLLLSHTKQQERKDVEVIAHAKRITEARKAIKASQEPPVPALSESGPVNADKDDMTADTTAPCTNPQFLSANPVSETATAVASLRMLRVYLRTYALDQMVQAVSSSAGLRTIKRVEQTLQDLGVNLKPKVPTKAVCAEHLELRKEILTLLNLQKQLQYKEAEGSSFRDSSYTETPGTPPKQSQRAADLDRTFTPESLQIGGERFVKREQKRKGPGRSSDAPSSPAQSKRPRKYNASDL; encoded by the exons ATGGACGCGAAGGATATATTAGGATTGCCGAAGAATACATTGTCTATGCAGGAGAAGAAGTCGAAGCCTCCTAAAGAATCTCAGAGGAAACCGGATGGCATTTCGCGCGAG GTTTACGCTCTGACAGGGGGGTTGGCACCTCTGATGCCCGCCATTGATGCTAATCACTTGAGGCGAAAAGTGCAGACCGAAAATGAGAAG ATTACTTGGCAGTGGCTCCCATTTTCAAATTCTGCTCGGAAAGATAATCTGCAGCTTTACCATTGG GTTCGAGTGGTAAATAATGTTCCGCCAACCGGTGATTATTCATTTGCCAAATATAACAAA TCTGTTGATGTGATCAAGTACACTGACGAAGAGTATGAGAAACATTTGACTGATAAT ACATGGACAAAGGAAGAGACAGATCAACTGTTTGACCTATGTGAGCGGTTTGATCTCCGCTTCGTCGTGATAGCAGATAGGTTCCCATCCTCAAAAACTGTGGAGGAACTTAAAGATCGTTATTATAGTG TATCTCGTGCAATCTTGACTGCTAGAGCCTCATCTCCTGGTGAAGTCTCTGGACATCCCCTTCTTAAG GAACCTTACAATGTTTCTCAAGATACTGAGCGCAAGCGTGCATTGAGTTTACTGCTATCTCATACAAAGCAGCAAGAGCGAAAGGATGTTGAG GTTATTGCTCATGCCAAAAGAATAACTGAGGCTCGGAAAGCTATAAAG GCTTCTCAGGAGCCACCGGTGCCTGCCTTGTCAGAGAGTGGACCAGTTAATGCTGACAAAGATGACATGACTGCTGATACCACAGCTCCTTGCACAAACCCTCAGTTTCTGTCAGCAAATCCAGTGTCAGAAACTGCTACAGCTGTGGCTTCTCTCCGCATG CTACGTGTATATTTGCGGACATATGCACTTGATCAAATGGTGCAAGCTGTAAGTTCGTCAGCAGGACTCCGGACCATCAAGAGGGTAGAGCAGACCTTACAAGATCTTGGG GTGAACTTGAAACCAAAAGTCCCCACGAAGGCTGTGTGTGCTGAGCATCTTGAACTAAGAAAGGAGATATTGACTCTATTGAATCTTCAGAAACAG CTGCAATACAAGGAAGCTGAAGGTTCATCATTTCGTGACAGTTCATATACTGAAACTCCTGGTACACCTCCAAAG CAATCACAGCGAGCTGCAGATCTTGATCGAACATTCACACCTGAATCATTGCAGATTGGTG GGGAAAGATTCGTTAAAAGGGAGCAGAAGCGCAAG GGTCCGGGACGATCATCGGATGCTCCATCTTCCCCAGCCCAGTCCAAAAGACCACGAAAGTATAATGCTTCcgatttataa
- the LOC125222109 gene encoding SWR1-complex protein 4 isoform X3 translates to MQITWQWLPFSNSARKDNLQLYHWVRVVNNVPPTGDYSFAKYNKSVDVIKYTDEEYEKHLTDNTWTKEETDQLFDLCERFDLRFVVIADRFPSSKTVEELKDRYYSVSRAILTARASSPGEVSGHPLLKEPYNVSQDTERKRALSLLLSHTKQQERKDVEVIAHAKRITEARKAIKASQEPPVPALSESGPVNADKDDMTADTTAPCTNPQFLSANPVSETATAVASLRMLRVYLRTYALDQMVQAVSSSAGLRTIKRVEQTLQDLGVNLKPKVPTKAVCAEHLELRKEILTLLNLQKQLQYKEAEGSSFRDSSYTETPGTPPKQSQRAADLDRTFTPESLQIGGERFVKREQKRKGPGRSSDAPSSPAQSKRPRKYNASDL, encoded by the exons ATGCAGATTACTTGGCAGTGGCTCCCATTTTCAAATTCTGCTCGGAAAGATAATCTGCAGCTTTACCATTGG GTTCGAGTGGTAAATAATGTTCCGCCAACCGGTGATTATTCATTTGCCAAATATAACAAA TCTGTTGATGTGATCAAGTACACTGACGAAGAGTATGAGAAACATTTGACTGATAAT ACATGGACAAAGGAAGAGACAGATCAACTGTTTGACCTATGTGAGCGGTTTGATCTCCGCTTCGTCGTGATAGCAGATAGGTTCCCATCCTCAAAAACTGTGGAGGAACTTAAAGATCGTTATTATAGTG TATCTCGTGCAATCTTGACTGCTAGAGCCTCATCTCCTGGTGAAGTCTCTGGACATCCCCTTCTTAAG GAACCTTACAATGTTTCTCAAGATACTGAGCGCAAGCGTGCATTGAGTTTACTGCTATCTCATACAAAGCAGCAAGAGCGAAAGGATGTTGAG GTTATTGCTCATGCCAAAAGAATAACTGAGGCTCGGAAAGCTATAAAG GCTTCTCAGGAGCCACCGGTGCCTGCCTTGTCAGAGAGTGGACCAGTTAATGCTGACAAAGATGACATGACTGCTGATACCACAGCTCCTTGCACAAACCCTCAGTTTCTGTCAGCAAATCCAGTGTCAGAAACTGCTACAGCTGTGGCTTCTCTCCGCATG CTACGTGTATATTTGCGGACATATGCACTTGATCAAATGGTGCAAGCTGTAAGTTCGTCAGCAGGACTCCGGACCATCAAGAGGGTAGAGCAGACCTTACAAGATCTTGGG GTGAACTTGAAACCAAAAGTCCCCACGAAGGCTGTGTGTGCTGAGCATCTTGAACTAAGAAAGGAGATATTGACTCTATTGAATCTTCAGAAACAG CTGCAATACAAGGAAGCTGAAGGTTCATCATTTCGTGACAGTTCATATACTGAAACTCCTGGTACACCTCCAAAG CAATCACAGCGAGCTGCAGATCTTGATCGAACATTCACACCTGAATCATTGCAGATTGGTG GGGAAAGATTCGTTAAAAGGGAGCAGAAGCGCAAG GGTCCGGGACGATCATCGGATGCTCCATCTTCCCCAGCCCAGTCCAAAAGACCACGAAAGTATAATGCTTCcgatttataa
- the LOC125222110 gene encoding nifU-like protein 1, chloroplastic, producing the protein MASMATTATARSTFTAGAIISSFRSSKVESIGFQLIKPLNIRRLKQNHRRVYVVKASASGLYSAENLELTVENVDKVLDNVRPYLITDGGNVDVVSVDNGVVSLKLQGACESCPSSTTTMKMGIERVLKEKFGDDIKDIRQVYDEQITETTVEAVNNHLEILRPAIKNYGGSVQVLSVKGGNCTVRYVGPDSIGSGVKAAIKERFPDIANVELTN; encoded by the exons ATGGCATCCATGGcgacgacggcgacggcgaggTCAACCTTCACAGCCGGAGCTATAATCTCGTCTTTCAGATCTTCGAAGGTCGAATCCATCGGATTTCAGTTAATCAAACCGCTCAATATCAGGCGGTTGAAACAAAATCATCGGAGAGTTTATGTTGTGAAAGCATCGGCCTCTGGACTATACTCCGCCGAGAATCTCGAGCTAACTGTGGAAAACGTAGACAAGGTTCTCGACAACGTCCGGCCGTACTTGATCACCGACGGCGGGAACGTCGATGTCGTGTCGGTTGATAACGGCGTCGTCTCTCTCAAGCTCCAGG GAGCTTGTGAAAGCTGCCCTAGTTCAACCACAACAATGAAAATGGGAATTGAAAGAGTTCTTAAGGAGAAATTTGGGGATGATATCAAAGATATACGTCAAGTATACGACGAGCAGATCACTGAAACTACAGTTGAG GCAGTGAACAATCATCTAGAGATATTAAGACCAGCCATCAAAAACTACGGTGGGAGTGTGCAAGTGTTGTCTGTCAAAGGCGGGAACTGCACTGTGAGGTATGTCGGGCCTGACTCTATTGGTTCAGGGGTAAAAGCAGCCATCAAGGAGAGGTTCCCTGACATTGCCAATGTCGAACTCACCAACTAG